A single genomic interval of Candidatus Methylomirabilota bacterium harbors:
- a CDS encoding galactose oxidase — MTAFLTAALLTIPLVVLAGPLGQWRAAAPMPSKRTEVTAAVLDGKIYVIGGFGYFFLGGVSDAVDAYDPKTDQWEKRASLVQPLHHTAVAAVNGKLYLVGGYRRIWPWRAVNTVWEYNPAENRWQRKAPMPTTRGALAIGVIDGKIYAVGGKAGQEVLRTLEVYDPVTDTWQSLPPMPTPRDHLAAAVVNGRLYAIGGRKGKMSRNVAVNESYDPGLNRWSTNAPMPMARGGIAAAVVGGQIYVFGGESPDQTYDNTETYDPETDRWFKLNPMPTARHGLAAAPWGSRIYVMGGGPEPGASRSNVNEVFTPPR; from the coding sequence ATGACAGCGTTTCTGACTGCTGCCCTGCTCACTATTCCCCTGGTGGTTCTGGCAGGCCCCCTGGGACAGTGGAGGGCGGCGGCTCCTATGCCTAGCAAACGGACTGAGGTGACCGCAGCCGTACTCGACGGCAAGATCTATGTGATCGGCGGATTCGGCTACTTCTTCCTCGGAGGGGTATCGGATGCTGTCGATGCCTATGATCCCAAAACTGATCAGTGGGAAAAGAGGGCCTCTCTGGTACAGCCGCTCCACCATACGGCTGTTGCAGCGGTGAACGGTAAGTTATACCTTGTTGGCGGGTATCGGAGGATTTGGCCCTGGAGGGCGGTCAACACCGTGTGGGAATACAATCCAGCAGAGAACCGCTGGCAAAGGAAGGCCCCGATGCCGACGACCCGCGGTGCCTTGGCAATCGGAGTGATCGATGGGAAGATCTATGCGGTCGGGGGAAAGGCGGGTCAGGAGGTCCTGCGAACGCTTGAAGTCTATGATCCCGTCACCGACACGTGGCAATCTCTCCCCCCGATGCCGACCCCCCGGGACCACTTGGCGGCCGCCGTCGTAAACGGCCGGCTCTACGCCATCGGCGGACGGAAGGGGAAGATGAGCCGCAACGTGGCGGTCAACGAGTCCTACGACCCCGGGCTGAACCGATGGAGCACAAATGCTCCAATGCCCATGGCGCGGGGTGGCATTGCTGCCGCAGTCGTCGGCGGTCAGATTTACGTTTTTGGAGGCGAGAGCCCCGACCAGACTTATGATAATACTGAGACCTACGACCCGGAAACGGATCGATGGTTCAAGCTCAACCCCATGCCCACGGCCCGCCACGGACTGGCGGCTGCCCCTTGGGGTAGTCGCATCTATGTCATGGGCGGGGGCCCCGAGCCGGGTGCTTCCCGGAGCAATGTGAACGAGGTCTTTACGCCACCGCGATAA
- a CDS encoding phytoene/squalene synthase family protein, which yields MREKNLDLFGEILKRVSRTFYLSLTVLPKDLRHPIGLAYLFARAADTIADTRLISREKRLEYLELFRAEVRGNGTSRIREVKEALTEPQKIPEERELLDRLEECFAIYQALDAPDRDRVRDLILTITRGMQMDLITFPAEEESRLIALKTRDDLDQYTYFVAGCVGEFWTEITMAHRPSLKGWDIGEMKNRGVRFGKGLQMTNILRDVSRDLRLGRCYLPQEDLDALELAPTDLLDPQAVTRVKPLLQDLLDATLRHYQEGWSYTMAIPRQEVRMRLACAWPLLIGLKTLALVAQSENLLDPAAAVKISRAEVNGILLSSLTLIGSNRALTRYYENLRQRIALG from the coding sequence ATGCGTGAGAAGAACTTAGATCTGTTCGGCGAGATTCTGAAGCGGGTGAGTCGAACCTTCTATCTCAGCCTGACGGTCCTGCCAAAAGACCTGAGGCACCCGATCGGCCTGGCCTATCTCTTTGCCCGGGCTGCCGACACCATTGCCGACACCCGGCTGATCAGTCGCGAGAAACGCCTCGAGTACTTGGAGCTGTTTCGTGCCGAGGTCCGTGGGAATGGGACGAGTCGGATCCGGGAAGTCAAAGAGGCCCTGACCGAACCCCAAAAGATCCCGGAGGAGCGGGAACTTCTGGATCGCCTCGAGGAGTGCTTTGCGATTTATCAGGCCCTCGATGCTCCAGACCGGGACCGGGTTCGGGATCTCATCCTGACTATTACCCGAGGGATGCAGATGGATCTCATCACGTTTCCGGCCGAGGAAGAGAGCCGCCTGATTGCCTTGAAGACCAGGGATGATCTGGACCAGTACACCTATTTTGTGGCAGGATGCGTCGGCGAATTCTGGACCGAGATCACCATGGCCCACCGCCCTTCCCTCAAAGGCTGGGATATAGGAGAGATGAAAAATCGGGGCGTCCGCTTCGGGAAAGGACTACAGATGACCAATATCCTTCGGGACGTCAGTAGGGACCTTCGCCTGGGACGGTGCTACCTGCCGCAGGAAGATCTGGATGCCCTCGAACTGGCGCCCACGGACCTGCTGGATCCTCAGGCCGTTACGCGCGTAAAGCCTCTCCTACAAGACCTCCTCGACGCGACGCTCAGGCATTACCAGGAAGGATGGAGCTACACGATGGCCATTCCCAGGCAGGAGGTTCGCATGCGGCTGGCTTGTGCCTGGCCGCTCCTCATTGGCCTCAAGACCCTAGCACTCGTGGCGCAATCCGAAAACCTTCTTGACCCGGCCGCGGCCGTCAAGATTTCGAGGGCGGAAGTGAACGGCATCCTGCTCAGCTCCCTGACCCTCATCGGTTCCAATCGCGCGCTGACCCGGTACTACGAGAACCTCCGACAGCGCATCGCTCTAGGGTGA
- a CDS encoding dihydrodipicolinate synthase family protein — protein MRQMHGVIPPVITPFTADGGIAYPSLATNLEKWNRTDLSGYLILGSNSEFVYLTEEEKIRVLEFARERIPREKAMIAGTGCEATAATLSLTRRAAAIGADSVMVVTPAYYKPQMRERVLIDHYRRVADTSPVPVFLYNVPQFTGVVLSPQVVAPLAEHQNIVGMKDSAGNLSVFAEYLRQTPPEFLLFTGSAPVFLPALSLGARGGILALANCAPEACLAIYSLFQEGKLHEARDQQLKLLPAIEAVTSRFGIGGLKVAMDMLEYEGGWPRPPLLPPIDKERREIRHALDRAGLLDTALSADS, from the coding sequence ATGCGTCAGATGCATGGGGTAATCCCGCCGGTCATAACGCCTTTCACCGCAGATGGCGGGATCGCTTACCCGAGCCTCGCCACCAACCTCGAGAAGTGGAATCGGACAGATCTCAGCGGGTATCTCATCCTGGGAAGTAACTCAGAATTTGTGTATCTGACCGAGGAGGAAAAAATCCGCGTGCTGGAGTTCGCCCGAGAGCGCATTCCCCGCGAGAAGGCGATGATCGCCGGCACCGGGTGCGAGGCGACCGCGGCCACACTCTCCCTGACCCGCCGGGCGGCAGCCATCGGCGCCGACTCCGTCATGGTGGTCACCCCTGCCTATTACAAGCCCCAGATGCGGGAGCGGGTCCTCATCGATCATTATCGGCGGGTGGCGGACACCTCTCCCGTCCCCGTGTTTCTGTATAACGTGCCACAATTTACCGGGGTGGTACTGAGCCCCCAGGTGGTCGCCCCTCTTGCGGAGCACCAGAACATCGTCGGTATGAAAGACAGTGCCGGTAACCTAAGCGTCTTTGCAGAGTATCTGCGGCAGACTCCACCTGAATTCCTGCTGTTCACCGGTTCAGCCCCGGTTTTTCTCCCCGCGCTCTCCCTCGGAGCACGGGGCGGCATCCTGGCCCTAGCCAACTGCGCGCCAGAGGCCTGTCTTGCCATTTATTCTCTCTTCCAAGAGGGAAAACTGCACGAGGCACGGGACCAGCAACTCAAGCTCCTCCCGGCAATCGAGGCTGTCACCTCGCGCTTCGGGATTGGCGGGCTGAAGGTGGCCATGGACATGCTAGAATACGAGGGGGGGTGGCCTCGCCCGCCGCTCTTGCCCCCGATAGACAAGGAGCGCCGTGAGATCCGACACGCCCTCGATCGTGCCGGCCTCCTTGACACCGCGTTGAGTGCTGATAGCTAA
- a CDS encoding SDR family oxidoreductase yields MILVAGATGRVGSQVVELLRRQGRPVRALCRSELKAKLLREPGVEITLGDLTDRSSLDAACQGVGIIISVVTSLNPRTLGDAYQPEAIEGQGHRNLLETARRAGVNQFIYFSAVGVDHHDAPNQFQVKRQVEEIVKSSGVPYTILRPAGFMESLLPMLHWMQRYRIAPLPGKGTTPTTYIAVEDVARVAVQATAHPGAQGATIEFGGPEDLSNRQCVQIAAKVLGRSARICPIPFSLLHLIGTLARPAAPGLREFFAILRYVDRYGLRAPRRAPFPKEPWTPISFEEFVRRQCR; encoded by the coding sequence ATGATCCTGGTGGCCGGGGCGACGGGTCGTGTGGGAAGCCAAGTGGTTGAGCTCCTCCGGCGCCAGGGGAGGCCGGTGCGGGCCCTGTGCAGGAGCGAGCTGAAAGCGAAGCTGCTGCGGGAGCCGGGAGTCGAGATTACGTTAGGCGACCTCACGGATCGGTCGTCGTTAGATGCAGCCTGTCAAGGCGTGGGCATCATCATCAGCGTGGTGACTTCGTTGAATCCCAGGACATTGGGTGATGCTTATCAGCCCGAGGCCATTGAGGGACAGGGGCATCGGAATCTCCTGGAGACCGCCCGCCGAGCAGGAGTCAACCAGTTTATCTACTTCTCCGCTGTCGGGGTGGACCATCACGACGCCCCCAACCAGTTTCAAGTCAAGCGGCAGGTAGAAGAGATCGTGAAGTCCAGCGGGGTCCCCTATACCATCCTGCGCCCTGCTGGCTTTATGGAGAGCCTGCTACCAATGCTCCACTGGATGCAGCGTTATCGGATCGCACCCCTGCCAGGAAAAGGCACGACACCAACCACCTACATTGCGGTCGAGGATGTAGCCCGGGTGGCCGTGCAGGCGACAGCGCACCCCGGGGCGCAAGGAGCTACCATCGAATTCGGTGGCCCCGAAGACCTGAGCAACCGGCAATGCGTGCAGATTGCGGCAAAGGTGTTAGGCAGGTCAGCTCGGATTTGTCCGATTCCCTTTTCGCTGCTTCATCTTATCGGGACGTTGGCCCGACCAGCCGCGCCGGGTCTTCGGGAATTCTTTGCCATTTTGCGTTATGTGGATCGATACGGGCTTCGTGCGCCCCGCCGTGCTCCCTTTCCGAAAGAGCCCTGGACACCGATCTCCTTTGAGGAGTTCGTCCGCCGCCAGTGCCGTTGA
- a CDS encoding radical SAM protein: MKRRTLTVHDHRRELDENRYVYAVLSRRSGGVSIGINLNPDKVCNFDCIYCQVDRTTPGRYRRVDLRILEDELRDILTRAKSGQLFERPPFSGIPETLRQVKDIAFSGDGEPTTYPRFKETVELAIRLKHEIGLDHLKIVIVTNVTMFHRPKVKDALALLDQHNGEIWAKLDAGTEEYYHLVDVTTIPFQQVLDNIVEAARVRPIVIQSLFMRVHGAGPDEKEIGAFCDRLREIMAKGGKVKLVQVYTVARRPAQPYVTPLSDPEVDTIAEVVRKIPLPVASFYSGQDV; the protein is encoded by the coding sequence ATGAAACGGCGAACGCTGACCGTCCATGACCATCGGCGAGAACTCGATGAGAACCGCTACGTCTACGCAGTTCTCAGCCGGCGCTCAGGTGGTGTTTCCATCGGGATCAACCTGAATCCTGACAAGGTTTGCAACTTCGACTGCATTTACTGCCAGGTGGACCGGACCACCCCGGGGCGATACCGCAGGGTGGACCTCAGAATTCTCGAAGACGAACTCAGAGACATCCTGACCAGGGCCAAAAGCGGTCAGCTTTTCGAGCGCCCCCCCTTTTCCGGCATTCCCGAGACGCTGCGACAGGTAAAGGACATTGCCTTTAGCGGCGACGGCGAGCCGACTACCTATCCTCGATTCAAAGAGACCGTGGAACTTGCCATTCGGTTGAAACACGAAATTGGACTGGACCACCTGAAGATCGTGATTGTCACCAACGTCACTATGTTTCATCGGCCAAAGGTCAAAGATGCATTGGCTTTATTAGATCAGCACAATGGAGAGATCTGGGCGAAACTCGACGCGGGGACCGAGGAATACTATCACCTGGTCGATGTGACCACCATCCCGTTTCAGCAGGTTCTGGACAACATCGTCGAGGCGGCCCGGGTTCGCCCGATTGTCATCCAGAGCCTGTTCATGAGGGTACATGGCGCGGGGCCGGACGAAAAGGAAATTGGGGCCTTCTGTGATCGTCTTCGAGAAATCATGGCAAAAGGGGGAAAGGTCAAGCTGGTCCAGGTCTATACCGTGGCGCGCCGGCCTGCCCAACCCTATGTCACGCCACTTTCCGATCCCGAGGTGGACACCATCGCTGAGGTAGTCCGCAAGATCCCCCTCCCTGTTGCTTCCTTTTACAGTGGTCAGGACGTTTGA
- a CDS encoding rhomboid family intramembrane serine protease, with product MSETSDIPLRVAAERKLAEEWALVLIAEGLSPSMQRSSEGYVLGVPAEEAERAVAILSSYERENPVEPHEGDEAAGYAHVVTALAVAGSLVVFFFVTGAGDSMVHWFQRGSADVERILRGELWRTVTALTLHADIGHVLANAIAGAVFLAAVSRALGPGLGCAVVLLAGAGGNYVNALFHGSFHVSVGASTSVFGAVGVLGGLGVVRRRRKGARGRLAWMPIVAGLALLAMLGMGGVRVDLWAHLFGFLVGGVIGVLVAFPVPRPPGLRVQWVLGGATLAVVLYCWTLAFG from the coding sequence ATGAGCGAGACCTCAGATATTCCCTTGCGGGTTGCTGCAGAGCGCAAGCTCGCTGAGGAGTGGGCGCTCGTGCTTATCGCTGAGGGCCTGTCGCCAAGCATGCAACGCTCGAGCGAGGGCTATGTTCTCGGCGTGCCGGCCGAGGAGGCCGAGCGGGCGGTAGCCATCCTTTCGTCCTACGAGCGCGAGAACCCGGTAGAACCGCATGAAGGAGACGAGGCGGCCGGATACGCGCATGTGGTCACGGCGCTCGCCGTTGCGGGATCGCTGGTCGTATTCTTCTTCGTCACCGGCGCGGGGGATTCAATGGTGCACTGGTTCCAGCGCGGCAGCGCCGATGTCGAGCGCATACTACGCGGTGAGCTCTGGCGTACCGTGACTGCGCTGACCCTGCACGCGGACATCGGACACGTACTGGCCAACGCTATCGCGGGCGCAGTGTTCCTGGCTGCTGTGTCTCGCGCGCTGGGTCCAGGGCTCGGCTGCGCCGTCGTGCTGCTCGCCGGCGCCGGTGGAAACTACGTCAACGCCCTCTTCCACGGCTCCTTCCACGTCTCGGTGGGGGCCTCCACCTCTGTATTCGGGGCCGTGGGTGTGCTGGGCGGCTTGGGCGTCGTGCGGCGGCGAAGGAAAGGGGCGCGCGGGCGCCTCGCATGGATGCCGATCGTTGCCGGTTTGGCATTGCTCGCGATGCTGGGGATGGGCGGAGTGCGCGTTGACCTCTGGGCCCACCTCTTTGGTTTCCTCGTGGGCGGCGTCATCGGGGTTCTCGTTGCCTTCCCTGTGCCCCGTCCACCAGGGCTCCGCGTTCAGTGGGTCCTCGGCGGCGCCACGCTCGCCGTGGTCCTCTACTGCTGGACCCTCGCCTTCGGTTGA
- a CDS encoding putative quinol monooxygenase — protein MGQDSLRVIATVKARSEKVDELRALLMGLIAPTRQEPGCITYELLQNKEDATEFTFVEEWTDEAALESHFGTSHIQDALKRLPNLLAEELDLRRYVLVA, from the coding sequence ATGGGCCAAGATTCGCTGAGAGTGATTGCGACAGTGAAGGCACGCTCAGAAAAGGTAGATGAGCTCAGGGCACTACTTATGGGGCTGATCGCACCGACCCGGCAGGAACCGGGCTGCATCACATATGAGCTGCTTCAGAATAAAGAGGATGCAACAGAGTTTACCTTTGTAGAAGAGTGGACAGACGAAGCGGCCCTTGAGTCGCACTTTGGCACGAGCCACATTCAGGACGCCCTGAAGAGGTTGCCGAACCTCCTGGCCGAAGAGCTGGATCTCCGCCGGTACGTCCTGGTGGCCTAG
- a CDS encoding AsmA family protein, whose product MRRKLTIAAVILLILGALVAFAVLNLGRLVKSNKDYILAQAEQALGRKVAVEDIGVTVWGGIGIRLKNFALADDRAFSKKDALRAADLQVNVEFFPLFWKEVRVTRLILREPVIRVIRNKKGKLNFASLGPPRQEKAKKGAPSAGQPPPAAALPLLVSRIKVAEGEIHYLDRKDGVDLRVRKIDLTVKGVGLDQPVSIKLAAAVNADRQNLKVEGKVGPLPPTLDVGAAPVEGEIEISSLNIDDLQRVLPQIKQRLPRGLGLSGPLQAKFRVSGSADALTLSGVELKAAVFGAERPNLRVTGRIGPLGKRLKDLSMKADVTLRPVMLADLKRFAPLAGALPKDLSAKGPLSLTAHVDGTLEKLALTGKIDATASAIRFGNHFRKSKGVPLVISTDARVTKKKITLKKANVTLHTMKLTGTGAITRGKTPALRLTLDSSRTDLAGWEKILPILQGYNLSGRLEAHTRINGRIKKGRIPDINGSLKFTGLRATMPQLPQPVTAKSATVTFTGQRASLAETPLRVGKSELRLSAQIERFAPLALTYRMSSPEIWLADVWKGTGSSKNPEVLRVVKDNGRVWEEKGSLAYRGQFSSAQGRIADIDYTQLQARVSMAGQVVTIESLQLRAYNGSLRGRGRYDMRKTPPQFTLGSQFRNMDLSQLFRSASATATKHVRGAVNLDVNLAGSGNQWQDIQRTLTGQGKAEVVKGALLDVNIAESALTGLTGVPGLSVFISPNTRKKYPTIFGTKNTEFDQLKGSVNIRGGKVHLDDLLITAADWAAVGKGWVTLDQRIDLKAQLVLSRQLSTDLIREVKLLKYLRDRQGRLLIPFRLAGTLPRATPQPDMDHVARLMQRGLLEQGIQEGLKQLFK is encoded by the coding sequence ATGCGAAGAAAACTCACGATCGCGGCGGTGATTCTACTCATCCTGGGCGCTCTTGTCGCCTTTGCCGTCTTGAACCTGGGAAGGCTGGTCAAAAGCAATAAGGACTATATCCTCGCCCAGGCCGAGCAGGCGCTGGGACGGAAAGTCGCGGTAGAAGACATTGGCGTAACGGTCTGGGGAGGCATCGGGATACGCCTGAAAAACTTTGCCCTGGCCGATGACCGGGCGTTTTCCAAAAAGGACGCCCTCCGCGCAGCCGATCTTCAGGTAAATGTGGAGTTCTTTCCCTTGTTCTGGAAAGAGGTTCGCGTCACACGCCTGATCCTACGCGAGCCGGTGATTCGGGTGATCCGAAACAAGAAAGGGAAGTTAAACTTTGCCAGCCTCGGTCCTCCACGCCAGGAGAAGGCAAAAAAAGGCGCCCCCAGCGCCGGTCAACCTCCACCGGCCGCGGCCCTCCCCCTCCTTGTTTCGCGGATAAAGGTGGCTGAAGGCGAGATCCACTACCTGGACAGAAAAGATGGTGTGGACCTCCGTGTGAGAAAGATCGACCTGACGGTCAAGGGGGTGGGTCTCGACCAACCAGTCTCCATCAAGCTAGCTGCAGCGGTCAACGCCGATCGTCAGAACCTCAAGGTCGAAGGGAAGGTTGGCCCGCTCCCCCCCACGCTCGATGTGGGCGCCGCTCCGGTAGAAGGAGAAATCGAGATCAGTTCACTCAACATTGATGACCTCCAGCGGGTACTCCCCCAGATCAAACAACGCCTCCCTCGGGGCCTCGGACTCTCCGGTCCGTTGCAGGCCAAATTCAGGGTGTCCGGCAGTGCCGACGCACTCACGCTCTCTGGGGTTGAGCTGAAAGCCGCCGTCTTTGGCGCGGAAAGGCCGAACCTTCGGGTGACCGGCCGTATCGGACCACTGGGGAAGCGCTTGAAAGACCTCTCTATGAAGGCCGACGTTACGCTGCGGCCAGTGATGCTGGCAGATCTTAAGCGTTTCGCCCCTCTCGCCGGGGCTTTGCCTAAGGACCTCAGCGCAAAAGGACCTCTGTCGCTCACCGCGCATGTAGATGGAACCCTGGAAAAGTTAGCCCTCACGGGCAAGATTGATGCCACGGCAAGCGCCATTCGGTTCGGGAACCACTTCCGTAAGTCGAAAGGGGTCCCTTTGGTCATCTCCACCGACGCTCGGGTTACCAAGAAAAAGATCACCCTGAAGAAAGCCAACGTCACGCTGCATACCATGAAACTCACAGGCACCGGAGCGATTACCCGAGGGAAGACGCCCGCGTTGCGTCTTACACTCGATTCGAGCCGCACGGACCTGGCCGGCTGGGAGAAAATCCTTCCAATCCTTCAAGGGTACAACCTGTCTGGGCGCTTGGAGGCGCACACGCGTATCAACGGCCGGATAAAGAAAGGCCGGATCCCGGATATCAACGGCTCGCTCAAGTTCACGGGGCTGCGGGCTACCATGCCACAGTTGCCTCAACCCGTGACGGCCAAAAGCGCCACCGTCACCTTCACTGGCCAGCGGGCATCCCTGGCAGAAACCCCACTTCGCGTGGGAAAGTCTGAGTTGCGCCTGAGTGCCCAAATTGAAAGGTTTGCCCCCCTTGCTCTGACCTACCGCATGTCCTCGCCTGAAATTTGGCTGGCTGACGTCTGGAAAGGAACAGGGTCGAGCAAGAACCCGGAGGTCCTGCGGGTTGTCAAGGACAACGGACGCGTCTGGGAAGAGAAGGGATCGCTCGCTTACCGGGGACAATTCTCCTCCGCCCAGGGGAGGATCGCGGACATCGACTACACTCAGCTTCAAGCGCGCGTCTCCATGGCGGGCCAGGTGGTCACGATCGAGAGCTTACAGCTTCGGGCCTACAACGGCTCCTTACGGGGACGGGGACGGTACGACATGCGTAAGACTCCCCCCCAGTTTACCCTCGGCTCGCAGTTCCGAAACATGGACCTCTCTCAGCTTTTCCGTTCCGCGTCTGCCACCGCCACCAAGCACGTCCGAGGGGCGGTCAACCTCGACGTAAACCTTGCCGGGAGTGGCAACCAATGGCAGGACATCCAGCGCACACTGACAGGACAGGGAAAGGCAGAAGTCGTGAAGGGAGCATTACTGGATGTCAACATCGCCGAGAGCGCGCTCACTGGACTCACCGGCGTCCCCGGACTGTCAGTGTTCATCTCCCCGAACACCCGGAAGAAATATCCGACAATTTTTGGGACCAAGAACACCGAGTTCGACCAGCTCAAAGGCTCGGTAAACATCAGGGGTGGAAAGGTTCATCTCGATGATCTACTGATTACCGCTGCCGATTGGGCGGCCGTTGGAAAGGGTTGGGTAACTCTTGACCAAAGGATTGACTTGAAGGCGCAGCTCGTCCTTTCGCGTCAGCTCTCGACGGACCTGATCAGAGAGGTGAAGTTACTCAAGTACCTTAGGGACCGGCAGGGGCGCCTCCTGATTCCCTTTCGGCTAGCCGGGACCCTGCCGAGGGCCACGCCACAACCCGACATGGACCACGTCGCGCGCCTTATGCAGCGAGGCTTGCTGGAGCAAGGCATCCAAGAAGGACTGAAGCAGCTCTTTAAGTAA
- a CDS encoding PA0069 family radical SAM protein, translated as MHPPRVRGRGAAENLPNRFETLSYVHDPEGTDPEGPAPNTQFLKDPSRSLIAYNESPDVGFEASINPYRGCEHGCIYCYARPTHEYLGLSAGLDFETKILVKEDAPELLRRELSSPRWQPQPLAISGVTDPYQPVERRLRLTRQCLEVLAEFRNPVVIITKNHLVTRDLDLLGELARHDAAAVYLSVTTLDASLARTMEPRTSQPARRLAAIEALARAGVPTGVMVAPVIPGLTDHEMPAIIAAAAKAGARFAGYILLRLPHAVAPLFEAWLTQHRRARKNKVVNRVRAMRGGRLNDPRFGSRMKGEGIFAKQITGLFSLACRKAGMGLRNLHLSTSAFRRPAPAQSSLFE; from the coding sequence ATGCATCCACCCCGGGTCCGCGGCCGTGGCGCCGCCGAGAACCTACCGAACCGTTTTGAGACCCTGTCGTACGTCCATGATCCCGAGGGTACCGACCCTGAGGGTCCCGCCCCGAACACACAGTTCCTGAAGGATCCTTCCCGCTCGCTCATCGCGTATAACGAAAGCCCCGATGTGGGGTTCGAGGCCAGTATCAACCCATATCGGGGCTGCGAGCACGGCTGTATCTACTGCTACGCCCGCCCGACCCACGAATACCTGGGACTGTCGGCCGGCCTCGATTTTGAGACCAAGATCCTCGTCAAGGAAGATGCCCCCGAGCTGCTGCGGCGCGAGTTGTCCTCACCCCGGTGGCAACCGCAACCCCTGGCGATCAGTGGGGTGACAGACCCGTATCAACCGGTCGAGCGACGCCTGAGGCTGACGCGCCAGTGTCTCGAAGTGCTTGCCGAATTTCGGAATCCCGTGGTGATCATCACGAAGAACCATCTGGTCACGCGAGACCTGGATCTCTTGGGCGAGCTGGCCCGCCACGATGCGGCCGCCGTGTATCTGTCCGTGACGACCTTGGACGCGTCTCTGGCCCGGACTATGGAGCCGCGGACCTCGCAGCCGGCGCGTCGCCTCGCTGCTATCGAAGCGTTAGCCCGGGCCGGCGTGCCGACAGGAGTGATGGTTGCACCGGTCATCCCGGGCCTCACCGATCACGAGATGCCCGCGATCATCGCGGCGGCCGCAAAGGCAGGGGCCCGGTTTGCAGGCTATATCCTGCTCCGGCTCCCCCACGCCGTCGCCCCGCTCTTCGAGGCGTGGCTCACACAGCACCGCAGAGCAAGAAAAAACAAGGTGGTGAACCGGGTCCGGGCAATGCGGGGAGGAAGGCTGAACGATCCGCGATTCGGCTCCAGGATGAAAGGGGAAGGGATTTTTGCCAAGCAGATTACGGGGCTCTTTTCCCTCGCGTGCCGGAAAGCGGGTATGGGCCTGCGCAACCTCCATCTCTCGACTTCCGCGTTCCGGCGACCCGCCCCCGCCCAATCCTCTCTTTTCGAGTAA